A genomic window from Litoreibacter janthinus includes:
- a CDS encoding helix-turn-helix domain-containing protein: MPRFPAPSRIKSHRIYTVWEAAEALGRHRQTIIRWIKEKGLIADRSQRPWLIRGSDLKVFLGQGRKKSRCKLNLHQLYCLGCKLPQEPDGKFADYLQTTPSSGMLSALCPDCGCIMNKMIRRADLGAVRAKIAVTVQQANPRLVFCTDAHSNVTFRDEDQTHVKTRTR; this comes from the coding sequence ATGCCCCGTTTCCCAGCCCCCAGCAGGATCAAGAGCCACCGCATTTATACGGTCTGGGAAGCCGCCGAGGCACTCGGCAGGCATCGGCAGACTATCATCCGGTGGATCAAGGAGAAGGGGCTGATTGCCGACAGATCGCAGCGCCCCTGGCTGATAAGGGGCAGCGATTTAAAGGTTTTTCTTGGTCAGGGGCGCAAGAAGTCCAGGTGCAAACTTAACCTGCACCAATTGTATTGCCTGGGCTGCAAGCTGCCGCAGGAACCTGATGGAAAATTCGCCGATTACTTACAGACAACGCCATCATCCGGGATGCTGTCTGCGCTGTGCCCGGATTGCGGGTGCATCATGAACAAGATGATCCGACGGGCCGATCTGGGAGCCGTCCGGGCAAAAATCGCGGTCACAGTTCAGCAGGCCAACCCAAGATTAGTGTTCTGTACCGATGCCCACTCAAATGTCACCTTCAGAGATGAGGATCAGACCCATGTCAAAACGCGCACCCGATAA
- a CDS encoding tyrosine-type recombinase/integrase, translated as MSKRAPDNLRITRKYLVRLQDARGLSEASVDKAAAAISAYTSFLEGKDLRAFHPERARAFKRRLASQQNQHTGGKLSRSSINGTLREVKAFFLWLSDQPGYKSKITSSDTDYLSPDRKSENARRSSCWKPHPSPAQVRVLLHQMPTDTVLRRRDRALIAFLFLTGSREGAAITLRLAHVDLANACVHFDGKSVDTKFGKTFTTAFFPFGHDVERIVREWIAELKDDHLFSASDPLFPKTKVCQGPSRRFAATGICRVPWSSPSSAAKIFKAAFDDAGLPSFSPHRVRDTLAELASEHCRTPEDYKAWSQNMGHDDVLTTFRSYGSVATGRQIDLMAKFRKRGPLDDGDSDLDLIDDD; from the coding sequence ATGTCAAAACGCGCACCCGATAACCTGCGCATCACACGCAAATACCTGGTCCGGCTACAGGATGCCAGGGGGCTTTCCGAGGCCTCGGTCGACAAGGCTGCGGCTGCAATCTCTGCCTACACGAGTTTCCTTGAAGGCAAGGATCTTCGAGCCTTCCATCCTGAACGCGCCCGTGCCTTCAAGCGTCGCCTTGCTTCTCAGCAAAATCAACACACTGGCGGAAAGCTGTCCCGTAGTTCGATCAATGGAACACTGCGCGAGGTGAAGGCCTTTTTCCTCTGGTTGTCGGATCAGCCCGGCTACAAATCAAAGATTACTTCCTCTGATACAGATTACCTGTCGCCGGATCGCAAATCCGAGAACGCGCGGCGTAGCAGTTGCTGGAAGCCACACCCATCGCCTGCACAGGTTCGAGTCCTGTTGCACCAAATGCCGACCGACACCGTGCTTCGGCGCCGGGATCGTGCCTTGATTGCCTTCCTGTTTTTGACAGGGTCCCGCGAAGGGGCGGCAATTACGCTTCGGCTTGCCCATGTTGATCTTGCCAATGCCTGCGTTCATTTCGACGGCAAAAGCGTCGACACCAAGTTTGGAAAGACTTTTACCACAGCGTTCTTTCCCTTCGGCCATGATGTCGAACGCATCGTGCGCGAATGGATCGCAGAGCTGAAGGACGATCACTTGTTTTCTGCTAGCGATCCACTGTTCCCGAAGACCAAGGTTTGCCAGGGCCCATCCCGACGTTTTGCCGCAACCGGCATCTGCAGGGTTCCGTGGTCCAGCCCATCGTCGGCTGCCAAGATTTTCAAGGCGGCCTTTGATGATGCGGGATTACCTTCATTCTCGCCTCACCGGGTTCGCGACACTTTGGCCGAGCTGGCCAGCGAACATTGTCGAACGCCGGAAGATTACAAGGCCTGGTCGCAGAACATGGGCCACGATGATGTCCTGACAACTTTCCGATCCTATGGATCGGTCGCGACCGGGCGGCAGATAGACCTCATGGCAAAGTTCCGAAAGCGCGGGCCGTTGGATGATGGCGACAGCGATCTTGATCTCATCGACGACGACTAG
- a CDS encoding TfoX/Sxy family protein, with translation MTDPVSSIRNLGPAYEASLARVGIHSADALRAIGADAAYAKLLQNGDRPHFIGYYALVMALQGRPWNDCKGPEKAALRVKFDMIKDQHQSSDTTAFEDALNLIGTGRRR, from the coding sequence ATGACAGACCCCGTGTCCTCAATCCGCAATCTTGGCCCCGCCTACGAGGCTAGTCTGGCACGTGTCGGCATCCATTCCGCTGACGCCCTTCGTGCTATAGGTGCAGACGCCGCGTATGCCAAATTGCTACAGAATGGCGATCGCCCTCATTTCATTGGATATTATGCACTGGTCATGGCTCTGCAAGGTCGCCCGTGGAATGATTGCAAAGGCCCCGAGAAGGCGGCCTTGCGCGTTAAATTCGATATGATCAAAGACCAACACCAATCCAGTGACACGACAGCATTCGAAGATGCACTAAACCTAATTGGCACTGGGCGGCGTCGGTAG
- the cas2 gene encoding CRISPR-associated endonuclease Cas2, translated as MARGEMLTVFTYDVSRDKKRRRVAKILEDAASRVQYSVFETRMTRQQAAAVAQRVAAELDPGDSLRVYAVGANGLERSRVYGDGMPFETTEGYWIV; from the coding sequence ATGGCGCGCGGCGAGATGCTGACGGTTTTCACCTATGATGTGTCCAGAGACAAAAAGCGCCGCCGGGTGGCGAAAATCCTGGAGGATGCGGCCAGCCGGGTGCAGTATTCGGTGTTCGAGACGCGGATGACTCGACAGCAGGCGGCGGCGGTTGCCCAGCGGGTCGCGGCAGAGCTTGATCCGGGCGACAGCCTGCGGGTCTATGCGGTGGGCGCCAACGGGCTGGAACGCAGCCGGGTTTACGGCGACGGCATGCCGTTCGAGACCACAGAGGGCTATTGGATTGTCTGA
- the ndk gene encoding nucleoside-diphosphate kinase — translation MAIQRTFSIIKPDATKRNLTGKIAAKFEEAGLRIVASKRIQLTLAQAQQFYGVHSERPFFGELCEFMISEPIVVQVLEGEDAIAKNREVMGATNPADAAEGTIRKEFALSIGENSVHGSDAPETAAEEIAFFFSGLELVG, via the coding sequence ATGGCGATCCAACGCACTTTCTCGATCATCAAACCAGATGCCACCAAACGGAACCTGACCGGCAAAATCGCCGCCAAGTTCGAAGAGGCCGGCTTGCGTATTGTGGCTTCCAAGCGCATCCAACTGACACTGGCTCAAGCGCAACAATTCTACGGTGTGCACTCCGAGCGCCCGTTCTTCGGCGAGTTGTGCGAGTTCATGATCTCTGAGCCGATCGTTGTTCAGGTTCTGGAAGGCGAAGACGCCATCGCGAAAAACCGCGAAGTTATGGGTGCAACCAACCCGGCAGACGCCGCTGAAGGCACGATCCGTAAGGAATTCGCTCTGTCCATCGGCGAAAACTCTGTCCACGGGTCCGACGCTCCAGAGACTGCTGCTGAAGAAATCGCGTTCTTCTTCTCCGGCCTCGAACTGGTCGGCTAA
- a CDS encoding methyltransferase domain-containing protein gives MSQNDPSEGILRDASRHYASGAADKAKKLMRKLPPPKSWAARAAFVQLHRNLGTPRPEEEASLSAELAPPPVSAEQAFDRAQAYLLLNHAEALPAAQLAHALNPTEDGPILLVLKILLEANQPDEAYAAMLKAVDRRTDQGGLLLAVAKIFGQRDHIPHAEALLDLARPHHQDNLAEFDFVKAGILGTLPAGSSQSDMAETIFNKFAGDYDQVLADIGYRVPEIVREMLAASPLKKSKHLNVLDAGCGTGLCAKLLRPYSKSLHGVDISAAMLEKAKAKKIYDGLTRSDLNQPATVPAGPFDLVVAADVLIYFGNLAPVLASLGQRVAPGGWLLLTVENGEALPSPGFKLGASGRYKHSEDHVTSALTAAGMGRPKQMLHRTLRYEFGTEVKGLAFAAQKPMLAF, from the coding sequence ATGTCCCAGAACGATCCCAGCGAAGGTATTTTGCGCGACGCATCCCGCCATTACGCAAGTGGGGCGGCTGACAAAGCCAAAAAGCTCATGCGCAAACTTCCGCCGCCCAAATCATGGGCCGCACGCGCTGCTTTCGTTCAACTTCACCGCAATCTCGGAACCCCTCGACCCGAAGAAGAGGCCAGCCTTAGCGCCGAGTTAGCCCCCCCTCCCGTTAGCGCCGAGCAAGCCTTCGACCGCGCGCAGGCGTATCTTTTGTTGAACCACGCCGAGGCCTTACCTGCGGCGCAATTGGCCCACGCCTTGAACCCGACCGAGGACGGGCCGATCCTTTTGGTGCTGAAAATACTCCTTGAGGCCAACCAACCGGATGAAGCCTATGCCGCGATGCTGAAGGCCGTTGATCGACGCACGGACCAAGGGGGGCTATTGCTTGCGGTGGCCAAGATATTCGGGCAGCGCGACCACATACCTCATGCAGAAGCTTTGCTGGATCTGGCTCGGCCGCACCATCAAGACAACCTTGCGGAGTTCGACTTCGTCAAGGCTGGCATTCTGGGCACCCTTCCCGCTGGATCATCGCAATCCGACATGGCCGAAACGATTTTCAACAAGTTCGCTGGCGACTACGATCAAGTGCTGGCCGACATTGGCTACCGGGTTCCCGAGATTGTACGCGAGATGCTCGCAGCATCGCCGCTCAAAAAGTCTAAACACCTCAACGTGCTGGATGCTGGATGCGGCACGGGCCTTTGCGCCAAACTGCTTCGTCCGTATTCTAAATCCTTGCATGGTGTAGATATTTCCGCCGCCATGCTGGAGAAAGCGAAAGCCAAGAAAATATATGATGGCCTGACCCGCAGCGACCTTAACCAACCGGCAACGGTTCCAGCCGGCCCGTTTGATCTGGTTGTGGCGGCGGATGTGCTTATCTATTTTGGCAATCTGGCACCAGTGCTCGCGTCTTTGGGGCAAAGGGTCGCCCCCGGAGGCTGGCTCCTGCTGACGGTCGAGAATGGCGAAGCGCTCCCCTCGCCCGGCTTCAAGCTAGGCGCATCCGGTCGCTACAAGCATAGCGAAGACCATGTCACATCTGCATTGACGGCTGCGGGCATGGGGCGCCCGAAACAAATGCTTCATCGCACTCTACGATATGAGTTCGGCACTGAAGTGAAAGGCCTCGCCTTTGCCGCGCAAAAGCCTATGCTGGCCTTCTAA
- a CDS encoding tyrosine-type recombinase/integrase, protein MTHSSLNFDEIRYFAIYNNKIKIFGMSAYFSVLPNSSQFAYSGLPYAYPISQAECVMPQLKLSKSIVDHLAAEKADVVFWDDSLPGFGVRVKPTGIKTYIIQYRNRTSGRSRRKTIGRHGPLLGFQAARTIARGYLADVMRGGDPVAEAHITRAAPTIRDLAEDYLSKHAVPKKRPNSVKNDRVMLDRFILPSLVKYKVCEVRHQDVQVLHNSMCETPYQANRTLSLLSKMFELSVRWGWRPDNPARGVEKYYEDKRHRWLSDAELIRLTDALDQHPNQLAANAIRLQLLTGARIGEILTAKWADFDFDRDVWIKPSHHTKQKRTEYLPLSSAAIELLRIQRPLSSSEYLFPGRDPEKPLQSLRRVWKQICSMARLSDYRLHDNRHTHASHLVSSGLSLPIVGRLLGHTNPSTTQRYAHLADDPLRQAAEMFAGKMTGSGKAQPD, encoded by the coding sequence ATGACCCATAGCTCGTTGAATTTCGATGAGATTCGATACTTCGCGATTTATAACAATAAAATCAAAATTTTTGGAATGTCGGCCTACTTCAGCGTGCTACCAAACTCTTCCCAATTCGCGTATTCTGGCTTACCTTATGCTTACCCGATATCCCAAGCGGAATGTGTGATGCCCCAGTTGAAGCTGTCAAAATCAATCGTGGACCACCTCGCGGCAGAGAAGGCAGATGTCGTATTTTGGGATGACTCACTTCCCGGTTTCGGCGTGCGCGTAAAGCCGACTGGAATCAAAACTTACATTATCCAGTATCGCAATCGTACCTCGGGTCGCTCGCGACGAAAGACAATAGGACGCCACGGGCCACTCCTAGGGTTTCAAGCGGCACGTACGATTGCTAGGGGTTACCTCGCCGACGTGATGCGTGGTGGCGACCCGGTAGCCGAAGCACATATTACTCGGGCAGCACCGACGATCCGCGATCTTGCTGAGGACTATCTATCGAAACATGCTGTGCCAAAAAAACGACCGAATAGCGTAAAGAATGACCGGGTCATGCTGGATAGATTTATTCTACCTAGTTTGGTCAAATACAAAGTCTGCGAAGTACGGCATCAGGACGTGCAAGTATTGCACAACTCCATGTGCGAAACTCCATATCAGGCAAATAGAACGCTGTCGCTGTTGTCCAAGATGTTCGAGTTGTCGGTTCGTTGGGGCTGGCGGCCTGACAATCCGGCTCGTGGAGTGGAGAAGTACTACGAAGACAAAAGGCACCGGTGGCTTTCCGATGCAGAACTAATAAGACTCACTGACGCGCTGGATCAGCATCCAAACCAACTGGCGGCAAATGCTATCCGTTTGCAATTGCTGACCGGTGCGCGGATTGGCGAAATCCTGACTGCGAAATGGGCGGATTTTGATTTCGATCGGGATGTGTGGATCAAACCGTCGCACCACACCAAGCAGAAACGCACCGAGTATCTGCCCCTGTCTTCGGCGGCGATTGAACTGCTCCGGATCCAGCGACCATTGTCTTCGTCAGAATACTTGTTTCCGGGGCGGGATCCTGAGAAGCCATTGCAGAGCCTGCGGCGGGTTTGGAAACAGATATGCTCTATGGCCCGACTGTCCGACTACCGCCTACATGACAATCGCCACACCCATGCGTCCCACCTAGTATCGAGTGGGCTGAGTTTGCCCATCGTGGGGCGCCTGTTGGGGCACACAAACCCATCCACAACCCAACGATATGCGCATCTCGCGGACGATCCGCTGCGCCAAGCGGCAGAGATGTTTGCGGGCAAGATGACTGGTAGCGGCAAGGCGCAACCGGATTGA
- a CDS encoding RAMP superfamily CRISPR-associated protein, translating into MQRVSISVNFQTRSVLHIGTGAVDETPEGEADIAAITIDQQGNPWIPGSTLKGALRAACDGAAKDLLFGTPHEMAQISAKAANTDTTSQSRPKTFRGLVTVTGATCATDKTLQISRTHIDPGTGVAEATKLFTTLYVEVGTKFQATFWLDGPIATGNADLTEFLTVLSEFATPEGREIGAGKADGLGRIAITGDVTIKRMHLTQRGYETVSEESKTLTPPTQSTQPETFVLECPGPYLVRDGTKPESAAPDAPQITTPLRNAATDAPRQIGTGISGALRARAAWLLALAEHREDATLSNTPKPCPTSSGPQDLSVLKRLFGDTGYRARLKLMVTHISCKKPPSFHPSVAIDPISQAPYEGALFKIEADHGVALNFTLTPWQPLDEDEDLLFQALCTDIRKNGLTLGAGTTKGFGWFQTPNTDLTTAEIKHHRPDPSAADTLLDRLPDERVTLPYRNMAVDLHRIGLPPQDITEAWRNSTLHDQPLNGGVSGWLDVTWCFETPMLIGDGKTPCAPQRIDGHAVLPGTTLRGNLRAIVAAATSARLTHVNPVADAILPAVTGPLQAQVQALLNSPIHSPAPDENFAPDFTEALFGYIRDRATDDTGPATHRRLHLKSRLSFGFATLTNNDDLRLRMTPYSLVMGGPNPSSNLYDQIARKTYPADTANPDRVRTRLTAHAANPEDNTVSTLKFLHPAANGLLQFRGRIRFHNVLPQELGALLWAVTWGGDPRRRHRIGHAKAFGAGKCFASGLHLHVQPNDTSTPVAAIPPETSLFGLQGHGIMPYLNAFTTYLSDGRLSGAQSFEELVSAARPEIGRHLRGQDVRYQTWEQLRDHAPEIRTANGGRLAAMLKP; encoded by the coding sequence ATGCAACGTGTTTCCATCTCGGTCAACTTCCAGACCAGATCAGTCCTGCACATCGGGACCGGCGCAGTTGACGAAACGCCAGAGGGTGAAGCCGACATCGCCGCGATCACTATTGATCAGCAGGGCAACCCTTGGATCCCGGGAAGCACGCTAAAGGGTGCCCTGCGCGCTGCGTGCGATGGCGCCGCAAAGGACCTTTTGTTCGGGACCCCGCATGAAATGGCGCAGATTTCGGCAAAAGCCGCCAATACCGATACCACCTCGCAAAGCCGCCCGAAAACCTTTCGCGGCCTTGTCACGGTCACCGGGGCGACCTGTGCCACCGACAAAACCCTACAGATCTCGCGCACTCATATCGACCCAGGAACCGGCGTCGCCGAGGCCACCAAACTTTTCACCACGCTCTATGTCGAGGTTGGAACGAAATTTCAGGCGACCTTCTGGCTTGATGGCCCGATTGCCACTGGAAACGCCGACCTGACTGAATTCCTGACAGTTCTGTCTGAATTTGCAACACCAGAGGGACGCGAGATCGGCGCGGGCAAGGCTGATGGACTTGGACGGATAGCCATAACAGGCGACGTCACCATAAAACGGATGCACCTGACTCAGCGCGGTTATGAAACGGTATCTGAGGAGTCCAAAACCCTGACGCCACCCACCCAATCCACACAGCCTGAAACCTTTGTACTGGAATGCCCCGGCCCCTATCTGGTCAGGGATGGCACCAAACCCGAAAGCGCTGCCCCCGACGCACCGCAAATCACCACCCCCCTGCGCAACGCCGCCACAGATGCGCCCCGCCAGATTGGCACCGGCATCTCCGGCGCCCTGCGCGCCCGGGCTGCCTGGCTTCTGGCCCTCGCCGAACACCGCGAGGACGCCACCCTCTCAAACACCCCGAAACCCTGCCCGACCTCCAGTGGGCCGCAGGACCTGTCTGTCCTGAAACGGCTGTTCGGCGACACCGGCTATCGTGCCCGCCTGAAACTGATGGTCACGCATATCTCGTGCAAGAAGCCCCCCTCGTTCCACCCCTCTGTCGCCATCGACCCGATCTCGCAGGCCCCCTACGAAGGCGCCCTGTTCAAAATAGAGGCAGACCACGGTGTCGCCCTCAACTTTACCCTGACCCCCTGGCAACCCCTAGACGAGGACGAGGACCTACTGTTCCAAGCCCTATGCACAGACATCCGCAAGAACGGCCTGACACTGGGCGCAGGCACCACCAAGGGCTTTGGCTGGTTCCAGACCCCGAACACCGACCTGACCACCGCAGAAATCAAACACCACAGGCCCGACCCGTCGGCAGCCGATACCCTGCTGGATCGCCTGCCAGACGAGCGCGTCACCCTACCCTACCGAAACATGGCCGTCGACCTTCACCGCATCGGCCTGCCACCCCAGGACATCACCGAAGCCTGGCGCAACAGCACCTTGCACGACCAGCCTCTAAACGGAGGCGTCAGTGGCTGGCTCGACGTGACTTGGTGCTTTGAAACGCCAATGCTGATCGGCGATGGCAAGACGCCCTGCGCCCCGCAAAGGATCGACGGTCACGCAGTCCTGCCAGGAACCACCCTGCGCGGCAACCTTCGGGCGATCGTCGCTGCCGCCACCTCGGCGCGGCTGACCCACGTCAACCCAGTCGCCGACGCCATCCTACCTGCCGTGACCGGCCCCCTTCAGGCCCAGGTACAAGCGCTGCTGAATTCGCCCATCCACTCACCTGCGCCTGACGAAAACTTCGCTCCCGACTTTACCGAGGCGCTCTTTGGCTACATCCGCGACCGCGCTACAGACGACACCGGCCCCGCAACACACCGCCGCTTGCACCTGAAATCACGACTGTCGTTCGGCTTTGCCACCCTGACAAATAATGACGACCTGCGCCTACGGATGACGCCCTACAGCCTTGTCATGGGCGGCCCCAACCCGTCCTCCAATCTCTACGACCAGATCGCGCGCAAGACCTACCCGGCAGACACTGCCAATCCCGACCGGGTCCGAACGCGGCTAACCGCGCACGCCGCAAACCCAGAGGACAACACCGTCAGCACCCTTAAATTCCTGCACCCGGCAGCCAACGGCTTGTTGCAATTTCGCGGTCGGATCAGGTTTCACAATGTCCTGCCACAGGAACTCGGCGCGCTGCTCTGGGCCGTCACATGGGGCGGCGATCCGCGACGGCGGCACCGGATCGGTCATGCCAAGGCCTTTGGGGCGGGCAAATGCTTTGCCTCCGGCCTGCATCTGCATGTGCAGCCAAATGACACCAGCACACCAGTTGCGGCGATACCTCCCGAAACCAGCCTCTTCGGCCTGCAAGGCCACGGGATCATGCCCTACCTCAACGCCTTCACGACCTATCTTTCCGACGGACGACTGTCAGGCGCGCAGAGCTTTGAAGAACTAGTCAGTGCCGCGCGACCTGAAATCGGGCGTCATCTGCGCGGGCAGGATGTTCGCTATCAGACATGGGAGCAACTGCGCGATCATGCCCCGGAGATCCGCACCGCAAACGGCGGACGACTTGCCGCCATGTTGAAACCATGA
- a CDS encoding helix-turn-helix domain-containing protein: MDKISQEQLALRWQISPRTLEQWRWLGKGPRFLKIGARVLYREKDIEAYEAAQLCQNTSGPLPLEGR; this comes from the coding sequence GTGGACAAAATTTCGCAGGAACAGCTGGCGCTGCGCTGGCAGATATCACCTAGGACACTTGAGCAGTGGCGTTGGCTGGGCAAGGGGCCGAGATTCCTGAAGATCGGCGCGCGGGTTCTTTATCGCGAGAAAGACATCGAGGCCTATGAGGCTGCGCAGCTTTGCCAGAACACCTCTGGCCCGTTGCCGTTGGAGGGACGGTAA
- the cas6 gene encoding CRISPR system precrRNA processing endoribonuclease RAMP protein Cas6: MQTKPTGPEPVVCLDALFDIWRALEIRVLCDGHGQVARYTEIPQKIRGAMGHALRAGASDQAVAGQQCPFQPPCTYDLFHNARASVTGGLEMPKPFVIQTDPAGEDLLVTLRLFGEACDRAHEFGAGLVAGLRAGLEAGGGRRLRPRVLAMEQVALPVPVRRPMNTPVVLNFLTPVMQSRAKKPIFDPVSLLTGLGNRITGMARWHGVVLELDAAELKADAARIGGLAQHEGQDDHWHRGGRFSAAKVPRKQTGRCGWLRYPAPGDLIGRLLQLGVQTHIGAKCAAGPGRYMLGLEADPG, encoded by the coding sequence TTGCAGACAAAGCCTACAGGACCGGAGCCTGTCGTGTGCCTGGATGCACTGTTCGACATTTGGCGCGCTTTGGAAATCCGAGTGCTATGCGACGGGCATGGGCAGGTTGCCCGCTACACCGAGATCCCGCAAAAGATTCGCGGCGCGATGGGACATGCGTTGCGGGCTGGCGCGTCCGATCAGGCGGTCGCCGGGCAACAGTGTCCGTTTCAACCGCCCTGCACCTACGATCTGTTTCACAATGCGCGCGCCAGTGTGACTGGGGGGCTAGAAATGCCCAAACCTTTCGTTATTCAGACCGACCCAGCTGGCGAGGACCTTCTGGTCACGTTACGGCTGTTTGGAGAGGCCTGTGATCGGGCGCATGAATTCGGGGCGGGGCTGGTGGCCGGATTGCGAGCCGGGCTGGAAGCGGGGGGAGGCAGACGGTTGCGACCTCGGGTTCTGGCGATGGAACAGGTGGCGCTGCCGGTGCCGGTCCGGCGGCCGATGAATACGCCCGTAGTTCTGAACTTTCTGACGCCGGTGATGCAGAGCCGCGCTAAGAAGCCGATCTTTGATCCGGTGTCGCTGCTAACTGGGCTGGGCAACCGGATAACCGGAATGGCGCGCTGGCATGGGGTGGTGCTGGAACTGGACGCGGCGGAACTGAAGGCCGATGCAGCGCGGATCGGAGGGCTGGCGCAGCATGAGGGGCAAGATGATCACTGGCATCGCGGCGGGCGGTTCAGCGCGGCGAAGGTGCCGCGAAAGCAGACCGGGCGTTGCGGGTGGTTGCGATATCCGGCGCCTGGGGATCTGATCGGGAGGCTCTTGCAGCTGGGGGTGCAGACTCATATCGGGGCGAAATGCGCGGCGGGGCCGGGGCGCTACATGCTGGGATTAGAGGCTGATCCGGGCTGA
- a CDS encoding RAMP superfamily CRISPR-associated protein has translation MKRHAFDLNITVFAPFLFPGVAAGRYGLDRVALRKKGGDLVLPMDQVRGILLHGVRALAKVTHDPAATTSNIRALFGAESGDATDDTAASLDPLRGSLFLTDLTAPVPASNLKTNTYPRVRIDEDSGAAAEGQLLFVEQLVAPGKDVDFTGELAFYCTDAEAEQRLQLLSAALRITLSVGSYKSIGFGLIKQETSGIVRRTVPAAPVASLPPESRIAWSFTLDRPYLVDATRIANNAYLGSAAIPGGTLKGCLARNLQLLGVDIQTPEMQQGLAALHVSHARPTGSGDRTIPISIVQDSRTQTFHDLLAPHNTEPEFSPSFALDWKSDTERLARGLLGQTEQIDTFEERVHSAINADTGAVVDEKLFSTISVVPDKKGFQSVLDFGGVAADAKKTIADALMRGLEGLGRTGARLGSNVLTPAQDQFSTVSAGEVCLILLSPGLCAQYDDGADAPSAYAVFWQRIFPNSELLDFYAAQSLVGGYQGRRFGLDDGQYRPWLLTNPGSVFKFALDASDVPTANAILARGLARTEIAGTRLTWENCPFVRENGYGEVSVYHPNKNLSEPRAN, from the coding sequence ATGAAGCGGCACGCCTTTGATCTGAACATCACCGTATTCGCACCATTCCTGTTCCCCGGAGTTGCCGCTGGCCGATATGGGCTGGACCGAGTCGCCTTGCGCAAAAAGGGTGGCGATCTGGTTTTGCCAATGGATCAGGTGCGCGGCATCCTACTGCACGGCGTGCGGGCCCTGGCCAAGGTCACACATGATCCCGCCGCCACAACGTCAAATATTCGCGCCCTATTCGGTGCAGAGTCAGGCGATGCAACCGACGATACTGCAGCAAGCCTCGATCCCCTTCGCGGCTCGCTGTTCCTGACCGATCTGACAGCGCCGGTTCCCGCATCAAACCTGAAAACCAACACCTATCCGAGGGTCAGGATCGACGAGGATAGCGGCGCGGCGGCAGAGGGTCAGCTGCTCTTTGTCGAACAACTCGTAGCCCCAGGAAAGGACGTCGATTTCACTGGCGAACTGGCTTTCTATTGTACCGACGCCGAGGCGGAACAAAGGCTGCAACTGCTATCGGCGGCGCTAAGAATAACGCTATCTGTCGGTTCATATAAGTCCATCGGGTTCGGCCTGATCAAGCAAGAGACATCCGGTATTGTCAGGCGGACGGTTCCGGCAGCGCCGGTTGCCTCGTTGCCACCAGAAAGCCGGATTGCCTGGTCCTTCACTCTTGACCGCCCATATCTGGTCGATGCAACCCGAATTGCAAACAACGCCTATCTGGGCAGCGCTGCAATTCCAGGCGGCACGCTCAAGGGATGTCTTGCCAGAAACCTGCAGTTGCTGGGGGTGGATATTCAAACTCCAGAGATGCAACAAGGCCTCGCTGCGCTGCATGTATCCCATGCTCGACCAACTGGGTCTGGCGACAGGACAATCCCGATCTCGATTGTTCAGGACAGCAGAACCCAGACATTCCATGATCTCCTGGCGCCGCACAATACAGAGCCCGAATTTTCGCCCAGTTTCGCGCTGGACTGGAAGTCAGACACTGAACGTCTGGCCCGTGGACTGCTTGGGCAGACAGAGCAAATCGATACCTTCGAAGAACGCGTGCACTCAGCCATAAACGCGGACACCGGCGCCGTTGTCGACGAAAAGCTGTTCAGCACAATCAGCGTCGTGCCCGACAAGAAAGGTTTTCAGTCCGTTCTGGATTTTGGTGGTGTGGCTGCGGACGCTAAAAAAACCATAGCGGATGCCTTGATGCGTGGACTGGAAGGTCTGGGCCGCACCGGCGCGCGGCTTGGCTCAAACGTATTGACCCCGGCGCAAGATCAGTTTTCGACCGTCAGCGCTGGCGAGGTATGTCTCATTTTGCTCTCGCCGGGTCTTTGCGCTCAATACGATGACGGCGCAGATGCCCCGTCAGCGTATGCGGTGTTTTGGCAGCGCATCTTTCCAAACTCGGAATTGCTGGACTTTTATGCAGCGCAGTCTCTGGTCGGCGGCTATCAGGGGCGGCGCTTCGGGCTGGACGACGGGCAATATCGACCCTGGCTATTGACGAACCCGGGCTCTGTTTTCAAGTTTGCACTAGATGCATCTGACGTACCAACGGCCAACGCAATTCTTGCTCGGGGGCTTGCCAGAACGGAAATCGCCGGAACGCGCCTGACTTGGGAAAACTGCCCCTTTGTCCGCGAAAACGGCTACGGCGAAGTCTCAGTCTATCACCCAAACAAGAACCTGTCAGAACCGAGGGCGAATTGA